A genomic region of Saccopteryx bilineata isolate mSacBil1 chromosome 1, mSacBil1_pri_phased_curated, whole genome shotgun sequence contains the following coding sequences:
- the USHBP1 gene encoding harmonin-binding protein USHBP1 isoform X2: MSARATQPRSRRGRHAPPVSVPLPSRTSSEGLPCSEFSSGGRLQGELDPVAESSEEAEAASRSSELGPVPSPEGCKPEMLGPEAEESGHGLGSRTNKEAEGHSSRGLAPALSGPHEPSEEAHQAPEAAPWEEEIAPSGPGAPDVFQTLKHALSSLEAAVAAWRCQPLSTPGSTETEGKIKGKPRPCLGQEGAGSCPREVAGLAERNAWLRLALGSREDELTHVQASLEAIQAEKEMLQREVQELQNSLLRMEPFPPPSHGQVDGLGSGSSNSVGAGEPWATWDPFSLSHPLLQRLQSDSSIQTPRHLPNQPLVPEMHIMEAQLEQFRGSMDKLKCFNRLLSAVLQGYKNQCEDLSMQLGQWEAETTALHLALQYSEHCEEVYGVLLTLWEADSGAEVPKSDLEATEKEAQRLLTQAAMDGETLWDPQPSSEGSSVDRPTPQEVATQLQGYVRCLQDRRALVKIPPEPGPTLAPMPPMPHAEALVEAVLETQPGPALPRLEKMQIQQNLDATRETLEDLMLRLQLVRWEKRGLELQEAALRAQSPVHMLLLEQLQWERAQLQTCGANSSGGDSSGRSSGDEEGPAIPGGSRGINGGQVSKAQDPEKLAQELSASLTRALGLWEQLQFLREELERVAQKGRARCAQSDKLNSDLCKAHRALVLAFRGAQRKQEEQCRKLEQQVMVMEARHAEALAALEATARVLGKPRPPCPPPRPGATFL; encoded by the exons ATGAGTGCCCGGGCCACACAGCCTCGAAGCCGGAGAGGGAGGCATGCTCCACCTGTAAGTGTCCCCCTCCCTTCCAGAACCAGCTCGGAGGGACTGCCTTGCTCAGAGTTCAGCTCTGGTGGTCGTTTGCAGGGTGAGCTGGACCCTGTGGCAGAGAGTTCAGAGGAGGCTGAGGCAGCCAGCAGAAGCTCGGAGCTGGGCCCTGTGCCATCTCCGGAAGGCTGCAAGCCTGAGATGCTGGGCCCCGAGGCGGAGGAGAGTGGGCACGGCCTGGGCAGCAG AACCAACAAAGAGGCCGAGGGGCACTCTAGCAGGGGACTGGCCCCGGCTCTCAGTGGGCCCCATGAGCCTTCTGAAGAAGCCCACCAGGCTCCAGAGGCAGCCCCTTGGGAAGAGGAGATTGCCCCCTCTGGACCTGGGGCCCCTGATGTGTTTCAGACTCTCAAGCATGCTCTGAGCTCACTGGAGGCTGCAGTGGCTGCCTGGCGCTGCCAGCCCCTAAGCACTCCTGGATCAACAGAGACAGAGGGCAAAATCAAGGGGAAACCAAGGCCCTGCCTGGGACAGGAGGGGGCAGGAAGCTGCCCGCGGGAGGTAGCCGGTCTGGCAGAGAGGAATGCCTGGCTGCGTTTGGCACTGGGCAGCCGTGAGGATGAACTGACCCATGTGCAGGCCTCCCTAGAAGCCATccaggcagagaaggagatgctacagagagag GTCCAGGAGCTTCAGAATTCCCTGCTGAGGATGGAGCCCTTCCCACCTCCTTCCCATGGCCAAGTAGATGGCTTGGGCAGTGGTTCCAGCAACTCTGTGGGTGCTGGGGAGCCCTGGGCCACTTGG GATCCCTTCTCCCTGTCTCACCCCCTGCTCCAGCGTCTCCAGAGTGATTCCAGCATCCAGACCCCTAGACATCTCCCCAACCAGCCCCTTGTCCCTGAGATGCACATCATGGAAGCTCAGCTGGAGCAGTTCCGGGG GAGCATGGATAAGCTCAAATGCTTTAACCGTCTGCTGTCTGCTGTGCTCCAGGGATACAAGAACCAGTGTGAGGACCTCAGCATGCAACTGGGCCAGTGGGAGGCTGAGACCACAGCACTACATCTGGCCTTGCAGTACAG CGAGCACTGTGAGGAAGTGTATGGGGTCCTGCTCACTCTCTGGGAGGCAGACTCGGGAGCAGAAGTCCCCAAGAGCGACCTGGAGGCAACTGAGAAGGAGGCTCAACGGCTGCTAACCCAAGCTGCCATGgatggagagacactgtgggatcCCCAGCCAAG TTCTGAAGGCAGCAGTGTGGATAGGCCCACACCACAGGAGGTAGCTACCCAGCTCCAGGGCTATGTCAGGTGTCTCCAGGACCGCCGTGCTCTGGTGAAGATTCCCCCAGAGCCTGGCCCAACCTTGGCACCCATGCCCCCGATGCCTCATGCAGAAGCCCTGGTGGAGGCTGTTTTGGAGACTCAACCTGGCCCAGCCCTACCCCGGTTGGAGAAGATGCAGATCCAGCAGAATCTGGATGCCACACGG GAGACACTGGAGGATCTGATGCTGAGGCTACAGCTGGTGCGGTGGGAGAAACGGGGTCTGGAGCTGCAGGAGGCTGCCCTCCGAGCCCAGAGCCCAGTCCACATGCTCCTGTTGGAGCAGTTGCAGTGGGAGCGGGCACAGCTCCAGACTTGTGGAGCCAACAGCAGTGGTGGTGACAGCAGTGGTAGAAGCAGTGGAGATGAGGAG GGCCCTGCTATCCCTGGTGGCAGCAGGGGCATCAATGGAGGCCAGGTGAGCAAAGCGCAGGATCCAGAGAAGCTAGCTCAGGAACTGTCAGCCTCACTCACCCG GGCACTGGGCCTGTGGGAGCAGCTGCAGTTTCTTCGGGAGGAACTGGAACGGGTGGCTCAGAAGGGGAGAGCCAGATGTGCTCAGAGTGACAAGCTGAACAGCGATTTATGCAAGGCTCACAG AGCCCTGGTCCTGGCCTTCCGAGGGGCCCAACGGAAGCAAGAAGAGCAATGCCGGAAGCTGGAACAGCAGGTGATGGTAATGGAGGCCAGACACGCAGAGGCATTGGCTGCACTAGAAGCTACTGCAAGAGTCCTGGGGAAGCCCAGACCACCCTGCCCACCTCCCCGGCCAGGGGCAACCTTTCTGTAG
- the USHBP1 gene encoding harmonin-binding protein USHBP1 isoform X1, whose amino-acid sequence MSARATQPRSRRGRHAPPVSVPLPSRTSSEGLPCSEFSSGGRLQGELDPVAESSEEAEAASRSSELGPVPSPEGCKPEMLGPEAEESGHGLGSRTNKEAEGHSSRGLAPALSGPHEPSEEAHQAPEAAPWEEEIAPSGPGAPDVFQTLKHALSSLEAAVAAWRCQPLSTPGSTETEGKIKGKPRPCLGQEGAGSCPREVAGLAERNAWLRLALGSREDELTHVQASLEAIQAEKEMLQREVQELQNSLLRMEPFPPPSHGQVDGLGSGSSNSVGAGEPWATWDPFSLSHPLLQRLQSDSSIQTPRHLPNQPLVPEMHIMEAQLEQFRGSMDKLKCFNRLLSAVLQGYKNQCEDLSMQLGQWEAETTALHLALQYSEHCEEVYGVLLTLWEADSGAEVPKSDLEATEKEAQRLLTQAAMDGETLWDPQPSSEGSSVDRPTPQEVATQLQGYVRCLQDRRALVKIPPEPGPTLAPMPPMPHAEALVEAVLETQPGPALPRLEKMQIQQNLDATRETLEDLMLRLQLVRWEKRGLELQEAALRAQSPVHMLLLEQLQWERAQLQTCGANSSGGDSSGRSSGDEEVWSQGPAIPGGSRGINGGQVSKAQDPEKLAQELSASLTRALGLWEQLQFLREELERVAQKGRARCAQSDKLNSDLCKAHRALVLAFRGAQRKQEEQCRKLEQQVMVMEARHAEALAALEATARVLGKPRPPCPPPRPGATFL is encoded by the exons ATGAGTGCCCGGGCCACACAGCCTCGAAGCCGGAGAGGGAGGCATGCTCCACCTGTAAGTGTCCCCCTCCCTTCCAGAACCAGCTCGGAGGGACTGCCTTGCTCAGAGTTCAGCTCTGGTGGTCGTTTGCAGGGTGAGCTGGACCCTGTGGCAGAGAGTTCAGAGGAGGCTGAGGCAGCCAGCAGAAGCTCGGAGCTGGGCCCTGTGCCATCTCCGGAAGGCTGCAAGCCTGAGATGCTGGGCCCCGAGGCGGAGGAGAGTGGGCACGGCCTGGGCAGCAG AACCAACAAAGAGGCCGAGGGGCACTCTAGCAGGGGACTGGCCCCGGCTCTCAGTGGGCCCCATGAGCCTTCTGAAGAAGCCCACCAGGCTCCAGAGGCAGCCCCTTGGGAAGAGGAGATTGCCCCCTCTGGACCTGGGGCCCCTGATGTGTTTCAGACTCTCAAGCATGCTCTGAGCTCACTGGAGGCTGCAGTGGCTGCCTGGCGCTGCCAGCCCCTAAGCACTCCTGGATCAACAGAGACAGAGGGCAAAATCAAGGGGAAACCAAGGCCCTGCCTGGGACAGGAGGGGGCAGGAAGCTGCCCGCGGGAGGTAGCCGGTCTGGCAGAGAGGAATGCCTGGCTGCGTTTGGCACTGGGCAGCCGTGAGGATGAACTGACCCATGTGCAGGCCTCCCTAGAAGCCATccaggcagagaaggagatgctacagagagag GTCCAGGAGCTTCAGAATTCCCTGCTGAGGATGGAGCCCTTCCCACCTCCTTCCCATGGCCAAGTAGATGGCTTGGGCAGTGGTTCCAGCAACTCTGTGGGTGCTGGGGAGCCCTGGGCCACTTGG GATCCCTTCTCCCTGTCTCACCCCCTGCTCCAGCGTCTCCAGAGTGATTCCAGCATCCAGACCCCTAGACATCTCCCCAACCAGCCCCTTGTCCCTGAGATGCACATCATGGAAGCTCAGCTGGAGCAGTTCCGGGG GAGCATGGATAAGCTCAAATGCTTTAACCGTCTGCTGTCTGCTGTGCTCCAGGGATACAAGAACCAGTGTGAGGACCTCAGCATGCAACTGGGCCAGTGGGAGGCTGAGACCACAGCACTACATCTGGCCTTGCAGTACAG CGAGCACTGTGAGGAAGTGTATGGGGTCCTGCTCACTCTCTGGGAGGCAGACTCGGGAGCAGAAGTCCCCAAGAGCGACCTGGAGGCAACTGAGAAGGAGGCTCAACGGCTGCTAACCCAAGCTGCCATGgatggagagacactgtgggatcCCCAGCCAAG TTCTGAAGGCAGCAGTGTGGATAGGCCCACACCACAGGAGGTAGCTACCCAGCTCCAGGGCTATGTCAGGTGTCTCCAGGACCGCCGTGCTCTGGTGAAGATTCCCCCAGAGCCTGGCCCAACCTTGGCACCCATGCCCCCGATGCCTCATGCAGAAGCCCTGGTGGAGGCTGTTTTGGAGACTCAACCTGGCCCAGCCCTACCCCGGTTGGAGAAGATGCAGATCCAGCAGAATCTGGATGCCACACGG GAGACACTGGAGGATCTGATGCTGAGGCTACAGCTGGTGCGGTGGGAGAAACGGGGTCTGGAGCTGCAGGAGGCTGCCCTCCGAGCCCAGAGCCCAGTCCACATGCTCCTGTTGGAGCAGTTGCAGTGGGAGCGGGCACAGCTCCAGACTTGTGGAGCCAACAGCAGTGGTGGTGACAGCAGTGGTAGAAGCAGTGGAGATGAGGAGGTATGGTCCCAG GGCCCTGCTATCCCTGGTGGCAGCAGGGGCATCAATGGAGGCCAGGTGAGCAAAGCGCAGGATCCAGAGAAGCTAGCTCAGGAACTGTCAGCCTCACTCACCCG GGCACTGGGCCTGTGGGAGCAGCTGCAGTTTCTTCGGGAGGAACTGGAACGGGTGGCTCAGAAGGGGAGAGCCAGATGTGCTCAGAGTGACAAGCTGAACAGCGATTTATGCAAGGCTCACAG AGCCCTGGTCCTGGCCTTCCGAGGGGCCCAACGGAAGCAAGAAGAGCAATGCCGGAAGCTGGAACAGCAGGTGATGGTAATGGAGGCCAGACACGCAGAGGCATTGGCTGCACTAGAAGCTACTGCAAGAGTCCTGGGGAAGCCCAGACCACCCTGCCCACCTCCCCGGCCAGGGGCAACCTTTCTGTAG
- the USHBP1 gene encoding harmonin-binding protein USHBP1 isoform X4 — protein MSARATQPRSRRGRHAPPGELDPVAESSEEAEAASRSSELGPVPSPEGCKPEMLGPEAEESGHGLGSRTNKEAEGHSSRGLAPALSGPHEPSEEAHQAPEAAPWEEEIAPSGPGAPDVFQTLKHALSSLEAAVAAWRCQPLSTPGSTETEGKIKGKPRPCLGQEGAGSCPREVAGLAERNAWLRLALGSREDELTHVQASLEAIQAEKEMLQREVQELQNSLLRMEPFPPPSHGQVDGLGSGSSNSVGAGEPWATWDPFSLSHPLLQRLQSDSSIQTPRHLPNQPLVPEMHIMEAQLEQFRGSMDKLKCFNRLLSAVLQGYKNQCEDLSMQLGQWEAETTALHLALQYSEHCEEVYGVLLTLWEADSGAEVPKSDLEATEKEAQRLLTQAAMDGETLWDPQPSSEGSSVDRPTPQEVATQLQGYVRCLQDRRALVKIPPEPGPTLAPMPPMPHAEALVEAVLETQPGPALPRLEKMQIQQNLDATRETLEDLMLRLQLVRWEKRGLELQEAALRAQSPVHMLLLEQLQWERAQLQTCGANSSGGDSSGRSSGDEEVWSQGPAIPGGSRGINGGQVSKAQDPEKLAQELSASLTRALGLWEQLQFLREELERVAQKGRARCAQSDKLNSDLCKAHRALVLAFRGAQRKQEEQCRKLEQQVMVMEARHAEALAALEATARVLGKPRPPCPPPRPGATFL, from the exons ATGAGTGCCCGGGCCACACAGCCTCGAAGCCGGAGAGGGAGGCATGCTCCACCT GGTGAGCTGGACCCTGTGGCAGAGAGTTCAGAGGAGGCTGAGGCAGCCAGCAGAAGCTCGGAGCTGGGCCCTGTGCCATCTCCGGAAGGCTGCAAGCCTGAGATGCTGGGCCCCGAGGCGGAGGAGAGTGGGCACGGCCTGGGCAGCAG AACCAACAAAGAGGCCGAGGGGCACTCTAGCAGGGGACTGGCCCCGGCTCTCAGTGGGCCCCATGAGCCTTCTGAAGAAGCCCACCAGGCTCCAGAGGCAGCCCCTTGGGAAGAGGAGATTGCCCCCTCTGGACCTGGGGCCCCTGATGTGTTTCAGACTCTCAAGCATGCTCTGAGCTCACTGGAGGCTGCAGTGGCTGCCTGGCGCTGCCAGCCCCTAAGCACTCCTGGATCAACAGAGACAGAGGGCAAAATCAAGGGGAAACCAAGGCCCTGCCTGGGACAGGAGGGGGCAGGAAGCTGCCCGCGGGAGGTAGCCGGTCTGGCAGAGAGGAATGCCTGGCTGCGTTTGGCACTGGGCAGCCGTGAGGATGAACTGACCCATGTGCAGGCCTCCCTAGAAGCCATccaggcagagaaggagatgctacagagagag GTCCAGGAGCTTCAGAATTCCCTGCTGAGGATGGAGCCCTTCCCACCTCCTTCCCATGGCCAAGTAGATGGCTTGGGCAGTGGTTCCAGCAACTCTGTGGGTGCTGGGGAGCCCTGGGCCACTTGG GATCCCTTCTCCCTGTCTCACCCCCTGCTCCAGCGTCTCCAGAGTGATTCCAGCATCCAGACCCCTAGACATCTCCCCAACCAGCCCCTTGTCCCTGAGATGCACATCATGGAAGCTCAGCTGGAGCAGTTCCGGGG GAGCATGGATAAGCTCAAATGCTTTAACCGTCTGCTGTCTGCTGTGCTCCAGGGATACAAGAACCAGTGTGAGGACCTCAGCATGCAACTGGGCCAGTGGGAGGCTGAGACCACAGCACTACATCTGGCCTTGCAGTACAG CGAGCACTGTGAGGAAGTGTATGGGGTCCTGCTCACTCTCTGGGAGGCAGACTCGGGAGCAGAAGTCCCCAAGAGCGACCTGGAGGCAACTGAGAAGGAGGCTCAACGGCTGCTAACCCAAGCTGCCATGgatggagagacactgtgggatcCCCAGCCAAG TTCTGAAGGCAGCAGTGTGGATAGGCCCACACCACAGGAGGTAGCTACCCAGCTCCAGGGCTATGTCAGGTGTCTCCAGGACCGCCGTGCTCTGGTGAAGATTCCCCCAGAGCCTGGCCCAACCTTGGCACCCATGCCCCCGATGCCTCATGCAGAAGCCCTGGTGGAGGCTGTTTTGGAGACTCAACCTGGCCCAGCCCTACCCCGGTTGGAGAAGATGCAGATCCAGCAGAATCTGGATGCCACACGG GAGACACTGGAGGATCTGATGCTGAGGCTACAGCTGGTGCGGTGGGAGAAACGGGGTCTGGAGCTGCAGGAGGCTGCCCTCCGAGCCCAGAGCCCAGTCCACATGCTCCTGTTGGAGCAGTTGCAGTGGGAGCGGGCACAGCTCCAGACTTGTGGAGCCAACAGCAGTGGTGGTGACAGCAGTGGTAGAAGCAGTGGAGATGAGGAGGTATGGTCCCAG GGCCCTGCTATCCCTGGTGGCAGCAGGGGCATCAATGGAGGCCAGGTGAGCAAAGCGCAGGATCCAGAGAAGCTAGCTCAGGAACTGTCAGCCTCACTCACCCG GGCACTGGGCCTGTGGGAGCAGCTGCAGTTTCTTCGGGAGGAACTGGAACGGGTGGCTCAGAAGGGGAGAGCCAGATGTGCTCAGAGTGACAAGCTGAACAGCGATTTATGCAAGGCTCACAG AGCCCTGGTCCTGGCCTTCCGAGGGGCCCAACGGAAGCAAGAAGAGCAATGCCGGAAGCTGGAACAGCAGGTGATGGTAATGGAGGCCAGACACGCAGAGGCATTGGCTGCACTAGAAGCTACTGCAAGAGTCCTGGGGAAGCCCAGACCACCCTGCCCACCTCCCCGGCCAGGGGCAACCTTTCTGTAG
- the USHBP1 gene encoding harmonin-binding protein USHBP1 isoform X3 yields the protein MSARATQPRSRRGRHAPPVSVPLPSRTSSEGLPCSEFSSGGRLQGELDPVAESSEEAEAASRSSELGPVPSPEGCKPEMLGPEAEESGHGLGSRTNKEAEGHSSRGLAPALSGPHEPSEEAHQAPEAAPWEEEIAPSGPGAPDVFQTLKHALSSLEAAVAAWRCQPLSTPGSTETEGKIKGKPRPCLGQEGAGSCPREVAGLAERNAWLRLALGSREDELTHVQASLEAIQAEKEMLQREVQELQNSLLRMEPFPPPSHGQVDGLGSGSSNSVGAGEPWATWRLQSDSSIQTPRHLPNQPLVPEMHIMEAQLEQFRGSMDKLKCFNRLLSAVLQGYKNQCEDLSMQLGQWEAETTALHLALQYSEHCEEVYGVLLTLWEADSGAEVPKSDLEATEKEAQRLLTQAAMDGETLWDPQPSSEGSSVDRPTPQEVATQLQGYVRCLQDRRALVKIPPEPGPTLAPMPPMPHAEALVEAVLETQPGPALPRLEKMQIQQNLDATRETLEDLMLRLQLVRWEKRGLELQEAALRAQSPVHMLLLEQLQWERAQLQTCGANSSGGDSSGRSSGDEEVWSQGPAIPGGSRGINGGQVSKAQDPEKLAQELSASLTRALGLWEQLQFLREELERVAQKGRARCAQSDKLNSDLCKAHRALVLAFRGAQRKQEEQCRKLEQQVMVMEARHAEALAALEATARVLGKPRPPCPPPRPGATFL from the exons ATGAGTGCCCGGGCCACACAGCCTCGAAGCCGGAGAGGGAGGCATGCTCCACCTGTAAGTGTCCCCCTCCCTTCCAGAACCAGCTCGGAGGGACTGCCTTGCTCAGAGTTCAGCTCTGGTGGTCGTTTGCAGGGTGAGCTGGACCCTGTGGCAGAGAGTTCAGAGGAGGCTGAGGCAGCCAGCAGAAGCTCGGAGCTGGGCCCTGTGCCATCTCCGGAAGGCTGCAAGCCTGAGATGCTGGGCCCCGAGGCGGAGGAGAGTGGGCACGGCCTGGGCAGCAG AACCAACAAAGAGGCCGAGGGGCACTCTAGCAGGGGACTGGCCCCGGCTCTCAGTGGGCCCCATGAGCCTTCTGAAGAAGCCCACCAGGCTCCAGAGGCAGCCCCTTGGGAAGAGGAGATTGCCCCCTCTGGACCTGGGGCCCCTGATGTGTTTCAGACTCTCAAGCATGCTCTGAGCTCACTGGAGGCTGCAGTGGCTGCCTGGCGCTGCCAGCCCCTAAGCACTCCTGGATCAACAGAGACAGAGGGCAAAATCAAGGGGAAACCAAGGCCCTGCCTGGGACAGGAGGGGGCAGGAAGCTGCCCGCGGGAGGTAGCCGGTCTGGCAGAGAGGAATGCCTGGCTGCGTTTGGCACTGGGCAGCCGTGAGGATGAACTGACCCATGTGCAGGCCTCCCTAGAAGCCATccaggcagagaaggagatgctacagagagag GTCCAGGAGCTTCAGAATTCCCTGCTGAGGATGGAGCCCTTCCCACCTCCTTCCCATGGCCAAGTAGATGGCTTGGGCAGTGGTTCCAGCAACTCTGTGGGTGCTGGGGAGCCCTGGGCCACTTGG CGTCTCCAGAGTGATTCCAGCATCCAGACCCCTAGACATCTCCCCAACCAGCCCCTTGTCCCTGAGATGCACATCATGGAAGCTCAGCTGGAGCAGTTCCGGGG GAGCATGGATAAGCTCAAATGCTTTAACCGTCTGCTGTCTGCTGTGCTCCAGGGATACAAGAACCAGTGTGAGGACCTCAGCATGCAACTGGGCCAGTGGGAGGCTGAGACCACAGCACTACATCTGGCCTTGCAGTACAG CGAGCACTGTGAGGAAGTGTATGGGGTCCTGCTCACTCTCTGGGAGGCAGACTCGGGAGCAGAAGTCCCCAAGAGCGACCTGGAGGCAACTGAGAAGGAGGCTCAACGGCTGCTAACCCAAGCTGCCATGgatggagagacactgtgggatcCCCAGCCAAG TTCTGAAGGCAGCAGTGTGGATAGGCCCACACCACAGGAGGTAGCTACCCAGCTCCAGGGCTATGTCAGGTGTCTCCAGGACCGCCGTGCTCTGGTGAAGATTCCCCCAGAGCCTGGCCCAACCTTGGCACCCATGCCCCCGATGCCTCATGCAGAAGCCCTGGTGGAGGCTGTTTTGGAGACTCAACCTGGCCCAGCCCTACCCCGGTTGGAGAAGATGCAGATCCAGCAGAATCTGGATGCCACACGG GAGACACTGGAGGATCTGATGCTGAGGCTACAGCTGGTGCGGTGGGAGAAACGGGGTCTGGAGCTGCAGGAGGCTGCCCTCCGAGCCCAGAGCCCAGTCCACATGCTCCTGTTGGAGCAGTTGCAGTGGGAGCGGGCACAGCTCCAGACTTGTGGAGCCAACAGCAGTGGTGGTGACAGCAGTGGTAGAAGCAGTGGAGATGAGGAGGTATGGTCCCAG GGCCCTGCTATCCCTGGTGGCAGCAGGGGCATCAATGGAGGCCAGGTGAGCAAAGCGCAGGATCCAGAGAAGCTAGCTCAGGAACTGTCAGCCTCACTCACCCG GGCACTGGGCCTGTGGGAGCAGCTGCAGTTTCTTCGGGAGGAACTGGAACGGGTGGCTCAGAAGGGGAGAGCCAGATGTGCTCAGAGTGACAAGCTGAACAGCGATTTATGCAAGGCTCACAG AGCCCTGGTCCTGGCCTTCCGAGGGGCCCAACGGAAGCAAGAAGAGCAATGCCGGAAGCTGGAACAGCAGGTGATGGTAATGGAGGCCAGACACGCAGAGGCATTGGCTGCACTAGAAGCTACTGCAAGAGTCCTGGGGAAGCCCAGACCACCCTGCCCACCTCCCCGGCCAGGGGCAACCTTTCTGTAG
- the USHBP1 gene encoding harmonin-binding protein USHBP1 isoform X6, with amino-acid sequence MSARATQPRSRRGRHAPPVSVPLPSRTSSEGLPCSEFSSGGRLQGELDPVAESSEEAEAASRSSELGPVPSPEGCKPEMLGPEAEESGHGLGSRTNKEAEGHSSRGLAPALSGPHEPSEEAHQAPEAAPWEEEIAPSGPGAPDVFQTLKHALSSLEAAVAAWRCQPLSTPGSTETEGKIKGKPRPCLGQEGAGSCPREVAGLAERNAWLRLALGSREDELTHVQASLEAIQAEKEMLQREVQELQNSLLRMEPFPPPSHGQVDGLGSGSSNSVGAGEPWATWDPFSLSHPLLQRLQSDSSIQTPRHLPNQPLVPEMHIMEAQLEQFRGSMDKLKCFNRLLSAVLQGYKNQCEDLSMQLGQWEAETTALHLALQYSEHCEEVYGVLLTLWEADSGAEVPKSDLEATEKEAQRLLTQAAMDGETLWDPQPSSEGSSVDRPTPQEVATQLQGYVRCLQDRRALVKIPPEPGPTLAPMPPMPHAEALVEAVLETQPGPALPRLEKMQIQQNLDATRETLEDLMLRLQLVRWEKRGLELQEAALRAQSPVHMLLLEQLQWERAQLQTCGANSSGGDSSGRSSGDEEVWSQGPAIPGGSRGINGGQGTGPVGAAAVSSGGTGTGGSEGESQMCSE; translated from the exons ATGAGTGCCCGGGCCACACAGCCTCGAAGCCGGAGAGGGAGGCATGCTCCACCTGTAAGTGTCCCCCTCCCTTCCAGAACCAGCTCGGAGGGACTGCCTTGCTCAGAGTTCAGCTCTGGTGGTCGTTTGCAGGGTGAGCTGGACCCTGTGGCAGAGAGTTCAGAGGAGGCTGAGGCAGCCAGCAGAAGCTCGGAGCTGGGCCCTGTGCCATCTCCGGAAGGCTGCAAGCCTGAGATGCTGGGCCCCGAGGCGGAGGAGAGTGGGCACGGCCTGGGCAGCAG AACCAACAAAGAGGCCGAGGGGCACTCTAGCAGGGGACTGGCCCCGGCTCTCAGTGGGCCCCATGAGCCTTCTGAAGAAGCCCACCAGGCTCCAGAGGCAGCCCCTTGGGAAGAGGAGATTGCCCCCTCTGGACCTGGGGCCCCTGATGTGTTTCAGACTCTCAAGCATGCTCTGAGCTCACTGGAGGCTGCAGTGGCTGCCTGGCGCTGCCAGCCCCTAAGCACTCCTGGATCAACAGAGACAGAGGGCAAAATCAAGGGGAAACCAAGGCCCTGCCTGGGACAGGAGGGGGCAGGAAGCTGCCCGCGGGAGGTAGCCGGTCTGGCAGAGAGGAATGCCTGGCTGCGTTTGGCACTGGGCAGCCGTGAGGATGAACTGACCCATGTGCAGGCCTCCCTAGAAGCCATccaggcagagaaggagatgctacagagagag GTCCAGGAGCTTCAGAATTCCCTGCTGAGGATGGAGCCCTTCCCACCTCCTTCCCATGGCCAAGTAGATGGCTTGGGCAGTGGTTCCAGCAACTCTGTGGGTGCTGGGGAGCCCTGGGCCACTTGG GATCCCTTCTCCCTGTCTCACCCCCTGCTCCAGCGTCTCCAGAGTGATTCCAGCATCCAGACCCCTAGACATCTCCCCAACCAGCCCCTTGTCCCTGAGATGCACATCATGGAAGCTCAGCTGGAGCAGTTCCGGGG GAGCATGGATAAGCTCAAATGCTTTAACCGTCTGCTGTCTGCTGTGCTCCAGGGATACAAGAACCAGTGTGAGGACCTCAGCATGCAACTGGGCCAGTGGGAGGCTGAGACCACAGCACTACATCTGGCCTTGCAGTACAG CGAGCACTGTGAGGAAGTGTATGGGGTCCTGCTCACTCTCTGGGAGGCAGACTCGGGAGCAGAAGTCCCCAAGAGCGACCTGGAGGCAACTGAGAAGGAGGCTCAACGGCTGCTAACCCAAGCTGCCATGgatggagagacactgtgggatcCCCAGCCAAG TTCTGAAGGCAGCAGTGTGGATAGGCCCACACCACAGGAGGTAGCTACCCAGCTCCAGGGCTATGTCAGGTGTCTCCAGGACCGCCGTGCTCTGGTGAAGATTCCCCCAGAGCCTGGCCCAACCTTGGCACCCATGCCCCCGATGCCTCATGCAGAAGCCCTGGTGGAGGCTGTTTTGGAGACTCAACCTGGCCCAGCCCTACCCCGGTTGGAGAAGATGCAGATCCAGCAGAATCTGGATGCCACACGG GAGACACTGGAGGATCTGATGCTGAGGCTACAGCTGGTGCGGTGGGAGAAACGGGGTCTGGAGCTGCAGGAGGCTGCCCTCCGAGCCCAGAGCCCAGTCCACATGCTCCTGTTGGAGCAGTTGCAGTGGGAGCGGGCACAGCTCCAGACTTGTGGAGCCAACAGCAGTGGTGGTGACAGCAGTGGTAGAAGCAGTGGAGATGAGGAGGTATGGTCCCAG GGCCCTGCTATCCCTGGTGGCAGCAGGGGCATCAATGGAGGCCAG GGCACTGGGCCTGTGGGAGCAGCTGCAGTTTCTTCGGGAGGAACTGGAACGGGTGGCTCAGAAGGGGAGAGCCAGATGTGCTCAGAGTGA